Genomic DNA from Chloroflexia bacterium SDU3-3:
TTGTAGGCATACTCGATCTTGGGGAAGCCGTGTGCGGCCTCGCCATCCTCCAGGCGCGAGGCCACCACCTGCCCACGCACCTTGGGCCAGGCCTCGCTGGCGCGGGCCAGCACCAGGCTGCGCCGGTAGGCCATGACCGTGCTGCCCAGCCAGCCGAACACGAAGATTCCGAGCATTATTTCAAGAAACATTACGACTCTGCCTTTCAGGCTACCCTGCTTTTATTTTGTGAGCAACCTATTATCTTTATTATGGCCGATCCTGCACCAGAAATCAGCAAACCAATGTATACTATAGGTCATCAATCCCCAATTACAGCGCCGCCAGAATCTGCCCCTGCCTTACAGCGCCGTAGGCGAACTTGGCCCCCTATGGTATGCGCTCGACGGACAGCGAGAAGAGAGAAGGAGACGCGAACCATGCAGAAGATCTTCGCCACCAGGGCCGAGACCACCATCACCGATCCGCCGTTCATCCACACCCTGTTCAGCACCACCGCCTTCGCCTGGCTCTGGCTGCTGCTGCGACTCTTTGTGGGCTGGCAGTGGCTCTCGGCGGGCTGGGGCAAGCTCAGCGGCGGTATGTGGGCCACAGGCGCGCCGCTCAAGGGCTTCTGGGAGCACGCGCTGGCCACCGACGCCAACGGCAAGTCGGCAATTACCTACGACTGGTACCACGCCTACATCCAGTTCATGTATGACAACGGCTGGTACACCTGGTTTGCCCACGTGGTGATGTGGGGCGAGATCCTGATCGGCCTGGGCATCATCCTGGGCGCGCTGGTGGGCATCGCCGCCTTCTTCGGCGCGTTCATGAACTGGAACTTTATCATGGCGGGCGCGGCCAGCACCAACGGCATGCTGCTGGTCCTGATGATCATCCTCGTTCTGGCGTGGAAGGTGGCCGGGTGGTACGGCCTGGACCGCTGGCTGCTGCCAATGCTGGGCACGCCCTGGCAGCCCGGCCAGCTGTTCCAGCCCAAGCCCGCTCAGGCCAGCCCGGCCACAAGCTAGGCAGCCCTGTCGGGGGGCGGCGCGGTGGCAGAGGGGGCCAGCCGCGCCGCCCTTTTTTGTTGTAGGATGTGGGCCACATCCACCACAACACAGAAGGGTTTCCATGATCTCCCGCCGCGCGCTCCCATTCATCGTGCTGCTGATCGGAATCTTCGCCGTCGCATCGTCGTCTATCCTCATCCGCTTCGCCCAGGGCCTCGGGGTCACATCCACCAGCATCGCGGCCTGGCGGCTCATCCTGGCCGCTATCATCCTGCTGCCGATCGCGCTGACCCACGGGCGGGCCGAGCTGCGCCTGCTGGGCCGCCGCGAGCTGGCGCTGGGCGCGGTGGCGGGTCTCTTCCTCGCCCTTCACTTTATCACATGGATCAGCTCGCTGGAGTATACATCGGTGGCGTCTTCGGTGGCGCTGGTCTCCACCAACCCGCTATGGGTGGGGCTGGCCTCGCTGCTGATCTTCCGCGAGCGGCTGAGCAGGCTCACCATGGCGGGCATCGCGCTCACGGTGGGCGGCAGCGCCCTGATCGGCCTGAGCGACAGCGGTGGCCACGGCGCGGCCAACGCGCTGCTGGGCGACGCGCTGGCGCTGCTGGGCGCGATCTCGGTCTCGATCTACTACCTGATCGGGCGCGAGCTGCGGCGCACGCTGGGCACGCTCAGCTACATCTGGCTGGTATACAGCAGCGGCGCGCTGGTGATGGTGGCGATTAGCCTGCTGGGCGCGCTGGCCCAGGGCCGCGCGCTGGCCAGCCTGGCGCAGTTCCCGCCCATGGGCTGGGCGCTGCTGCTGGGCCTGGCGCTGGGGCCGCAGCTGATGGGCCACACCATCTTCAACTGGGCGCTGCGCCACTTCTCAGCCACCTTCGTCACCATCGCGCTGCTGGGCGAGCCGATGGGTTCGGCGCTGCTGGCGCTGCTGCTGTTTGGCGAGCCGTTCCAGCCGCTGCAGCTAGCGGGCTTCGCCGTGCTGCTTGGCGGCATCGCGCTGGCCACCGTGGCCGAGCGCGCCGCCAAGGCATAAAAGAACGAATACCACGAAGACGTGAAGATCTTTTACCACCAAGACACCAAGACACCAAGAGGCGAAAAGATCTAAGAAAGAGCGATAGGCCAGCCTTACCCACCCGGCCCATCCGGCGAAGGTGTCGCTCATGTTTTGATGACCATATGCACGAACACCAGCCGCCTGGGAACAGCACAGGAACGCCCAAAATTGGGGGTTCGAAGGGGGCCACGCCCTCACATGGTGTCGCTTTTCACGGGCGTTCCTCTGCTTCTTTGGCACAAAAACGTGATCGGCTGCCAATGATCCACATTGCCGACACCGACCTCGATCCAATGCCCGCCATGCCCCACCACGATGTAGGGGCGGATCTGGTGTCCGCCCCATCGCGATACGCCGCCCGCATTGAACACCAACCGATGAACACGGCGCGTGGCAATGTGCTCCACGCCGTGTTCATCGCGCGCAGCGCGGGCGGGCACGAGACCCGCCCCTACGTCACTAATTCCGTCGCGCGCATACCTAACCACTACCCATGACAACCACCGGACATGCCCTGGCACACCGGAGCACATATTTTGCCGCTGGAAATGAATCACCGAGGTTGTGCCGACAAGCGCTGTGCCAAATCGCTTGTGGCGCATATGCTAGGCAAGATGGAAACCTCCCGATCCCTTTTCTCGCCTTCGTGCCTTCGCGACTTCGTGGTAAAAAGCTGCGGTGGTAAAAACAGCGCAGGGCGGCGAAGTTTAGG
This window encodes:
- a CDS encoding DoxX family membrane protein encodes the protein MQKIFATRAETTITDPPFIHTLFSTTAFAWLWLLLRLFVGWQWLSAGWGKLSGGMWATGAPLKGFWEHALATDANGKSAITYDWYHAYIQFMYDNGWYTWFAHVVMWGEILIGLGIILGALVGIAAFFGAFMNWNFIMAGAASTNGMLLVLMIILVLAWKVAGWYGLDRWLLPMLGTPWQPGQLFQPKPAQASPATS
- a CDS encoding DMT family transporter gives rise to the protein MISRRALPFIVLLIGIFAVASSSILIRFAQGLGVTSTSIAAWRLILAAIILLPIALTHGRAELRLLGRRELALGAVAGLFLALHFITWISSLEYTSVASSVALVSTNPLWVGLASLLIFRERLSRLTMAGIALTVGGSALIGLSDSGGHGAANALLGDALALLGAISVSIYYLIGRELRRTLGTLSYIWLVYSSGALVMVAISLLGALAQGRALASLAQFPPMGWALLLGLALGPQLMGHTIFNWALRHFSATFVTIALLGEPMGSALLALLLFGEPFQPLQLAGFAVLLGGIALATVAERAAKA